One Microbacterium sp. No. 7 genomic window carries:
- a CDS encoding sensor histidine kinase codes for MTEGTTDRRAMRLRIAALVAVVVGTGFALTALALVLPIVVRGGSLAWLPVVLFAIGGTLTTATAGALAWVLAGALAPSPEPVAHERTAPPAAPSPETPPAPLPAAHEDTAATDRADASFQAQRRLLDDIRHELKTPITIVRGHLEIMDAADGDDVNAVRQLGIAELDRMTRLIGDIDVLATVEAGQVEIGDVHLPTLSARLFELVAVIPGHAWSIEETSDAVIRGDRDRLLQAWLQLADNAAKYTPAGTPIEVGCAAHAAAAQFWVRDHGPGVPPALRHRIFRRFDRGNGRRTVGGSGLGLAIVDAIAKAHGGSCRVADTPGGGATFTLEIPIGTSAALPAPVRAGDVLQQREANP; via the coding sequence ATGACGGAAGGCACGACCGACCGGCGCGCGATGCGACTGCGCATCGCCGCGCTGGTCGCGGTCGTCGTGGGCACGGGCTTCGCCCTTACGGCGCTGGCCCTGGTGCTGCCGATCGTCGTCCGCGGCGGCTCGCTGGCGTGGCTCCCGGTCGTGCTCTTCGCGATCGGGGGCACGCTGACGACCGCGACCGCCGGCGCCCTCGCCTGGGTGCTGGCCGGAGCCCTCGCGCCGTCGCCGGAGCCCGTCGCGCACGAGCGCACCGCACCGCCCGCCGCGCCCTCCCCCGAGACGCCGCCCGCGCCGCTGCCGGCCGCCCACGAGGACACGGCCGCGACCGACCGCGCCGACGCGTCGTTCCAGGCGCAGCGCCGTCTGCTCGACGACATCCGGCACGAGCTCAAGACGCCGATCACGATCGTGCGCGGCCACCTCGAGATCATGGACGCCGCGGACGGCGACGACGTCAACGCGGTGCGTCAGCTCGGCATCGCCGAGCTCGACCGCATGACCCGGCTCATCGGTGACATCGACGTGCTGGCGACCGTGGAGGCGGGGCAGGTCGAGATCGGCGACGTGCACCTGCCGACGCTGTCGGCCCGCCTCTTCGAGCTCGTCGCGGTGATCCCCGGCCACGCGTGGAGCATCGAGGAGACGTCGGATGCCGTCATCCGCGGCGACCGCGACCGGCTGCTGCAGGCGTGGCTGCAGCTCGCCGACAACGCCGCGAAGTACACCCCCGCGGGCACGCCCATCGAGGTGGGCTGCGCCGCGCACGCCGCCGCGGCGCAGTTCTGGGTGCGCGATCACGGCCCCGGCGTGCCGCCGGCGCTGCGCCATCGCATCTTCCGGCGCTTCGACCGCGGCAACGGCCGCCGCACCGTCGGCGGCTCCGGGCTCGGGCTCGCGATCGTCGACGCGATCGCCAAGGCGCACGGCGGGTCCTGCCGCGTGGCCGACACGCCCGGCGGCGGCGCGACCTTCACGCTGGAGATCCCGATCGGCACCTCCGCCGCCCTGCCCGCCCCCGTGCGCGCCGGCGACGTGCTGCAGCAACGAGAGGCGAACCCATGA
- a CDS encoding DUF4245 family protein — MASTPRVVAELGRPETPDETAARKAASSRAYRSSQTFRNLLVALGVTLVVVAIVIFGVPRGSLPGQESVDVAAAAEAAQAGLGRTFLAPEVPEGWRANTARMERAAWVVVFTPDVFDSDQGFVRLTQAPADDERWVTETVGGFAPTGTVAIDGVVWDEYDVATSRGTEVTYGLSTRVGGDIVVLAGPTTADDAALIAAALADDIRALQRGN, encoded by the coding sequence ATGGCATCCACCCCGCGCGTCGTCGCCGAGCTCGGCCGCCCCGAGACGCCCGACGAGACCGCGGCGCGCAAGGCCGCGTCGTCGCGCGCCTACCGCTCGAGCCAGACCTTCCGCAACCTCCTCGTCGCGCTCGGCGTCACGCTCGTCGTCGTCGCGATCGTCATCTTCGGCGTGCCGCGCGGCTCACTGCCCGGCCAGGAGTCCGTCGACGTCGCGGCGGCGGCCGAGGCCGCCCAGGCCGGGCTCGGCCGCACCTTCCTCGCCCCCGAGGTCCCCGAGGGCTGGCGCGCGAACACCGCCCGCATGGAGCGCGCCGCCTGGGTCGTCGTGTTCACCCCCGACGTCTTCGACTCCGACCAGGGCTTCGTGCGCCTCACGCAGGCGCCCGCCGACGACGAGCGGTGGGTCACCGAGACGGTCGGCGGCTTCGCCCCGACCGGGACCGTCGCAATCGACGGTGTCGTCTGGGACGAGTACGACGTCGCGACGTCACGCGGCACCGAGGTGACCTACGGGCTGTCGACCCGCGTCGGCGGCGATATCGTCGTCTTGGCCGGACCGACCACGGCCGACGACGCCGCGCTCATCGCCGCCGCGCTCGCCGATGACATCCGCGCCCTGCAGAGAGGGAACTGA
- a CDS encoding isoprenyl transferase gives MKPFGTGGGPGPLYRLYSSRLRRQLTPGEVPHHVAMMIDGNRRWARQAGFATVADGHRAGAAKMHEFLRWCDGLGIRVVSLYLLSTDNLRKRDSAELADLIEIIADLARSLSHERNWRVQHVGRAEALPDDLAETLREAAQRTAGNTGLHVNLAVGYGGRSEIVDAVRSIIAQHGERGGTLDELAASLTPEQIGEHLYTGGQPDPDLVIRTSGEQRLSDFLLWQSAHSEFYFVEALGPDLREVDFLRAIRDYATRDRRFGG, from the coding sequence GTGAAACCCTTCGGCACCGGCGGGGGGCCGGGCCCCCTCTACCGCCTCTACAGTTCGCGGCTGCGGCGTCAGCTGACCCCGGGGGAGGTGCCCCACCACGTCGCGATGATGATCGACGGCAATCGCCGCTGGGCCCGTCAGGCGGGCTTCGCGACGGTCGCCGACGGGCACCGGGCCGGCGCCGCCAAGATGCACGAGTTCCTGCGCTGGTGCGACGGCCTCGGCATCCGCGTCGTGTCGCTCTACCTGCTCTCGACCGACAACCTGCGCAAGCGCGACTCCGCGGAGCTCGCCGACCTGATCGAGATCATCGCCGACCTGGCCCGGTCGCTCTCGCACGAGCGCAACTGGCGGGTGCAGCACGTCGGCCGCGCCGAGGCGCTGCCCGACGACCTCGCCGAGACGCTGCGGGAGGCCGCGCAGCGCACGGCGGGCAACACCGGCCTGCACGTCAACCTCGCGGTCGGCTACGGGGGACGCAGCGAGATCGTGGATGCCGTGCGCAGCATCATCGCGCAGCACGGCGAGCGCGGCGGCACCCTCGACGAGCTCGCCGCCAGCCTGACGCCCGAGCAGATCGGGGAGCACCTCTACACGGGCGGGCAGCCCGACCCCGACCTCGTCATCCGCACGTCGGGCGAGCAGCGCCTCAGCGACTTCCTGCTGTGGCAGTCGGCGCACTCGGAGTTCTACTTCGTCGAGGCGCTCGGGCCCGACCTGCGCGAGGTCGACTTCCTGCGCGCGATCCGCGACTACGCCACGCGGGACCGTCGCTTCGGCGGCTGA
- a CDS encoding PhoH family protein, with protein MDTVVSADERTRTYVIDTSVLLSDPGAFFRFAEHTVVIPVVVISELEGKRHDPEIGYFARQALRHLDELRIEHGRLDVPVPVGAGGTLRVELAGTDAAVLPSGMRLGDNDSRILAVAASLALEGEGVTIVSKDLPMRVKAASLGLHAEEYLAEQAVDSGWTGVASIDVSGDEMSDLYESEVATHDAVRGLPVNTGLVIHSERGSALGRVNGDASYRLVRGDRDVFGLHGRSAEQRIAIDLLLDPDVGIVSLGGRAGTGKSALALCAGLEAVLERQQQKRILVFRPLFAVGGQELGYLPGDQNEKMNPWGQAVFDTLGSVVSGNVIEEVVDRGLLEVLPLTHIRGRSLHDAFVIVDEAQSLERNVLLTVLSRIGQNSRVVLTHDVGQRDNLRVGRHDGIASVIETLKGHDLFGHVTLTRSERSAIAALVTDLLEARELS; from the coding sequence ATCGACACCGTCGTGTCGGCCGACGAGCGGACGCGCACCTACGTGATCGACACGTCGGTGCTGCTGAGCGACCCGGGTGCGTTCTTCCGCTTCGCAGAGCACACGGTCGTCATCCCCGTCGTGGTCATCTCGGAGCTGGAGGGCAAGCGTCACGATCCGGAGATCGGGTACTTCGCCCGGCAGGCGCTGCGGCACCTCGACGAGCTGCGCATCGAGCACGGCCGTCTCGACGTGCCCGTCCCCGTCGGCGCGGGCGGCACGCTGCGCGTCGAGCTGGCCGGCACCGACGCCGCCGTGCTGCCCTCCGGCATGCGCCTCGGCGACAACGACAGCCGCATCCTCGCGGTGGCCGCGAGCCTCGCCCTCGAGGGCGAGGGCGTCACGATCGTCTCCAAGGACCTGCCGATGCGGGTGAAGGCGGCCTCGCTCGGCCTGCACGCCGAGGAGTACCTCGCCGAGCAGGCCGTGGACAGCGGCTGGACCGGCGTGGCCTCGATCGACGTGTCGGGCGACGAGATGAGCGACCTGTACGAGAGCGAGGTGGCCACGCACGACGCGGTGCGCGGCCTGCCGGTCAACACGGGTCTCGTGATCCACTCCGAGCGGGGATCCGCGCTCGGCAGGGTGAACGGCGACGCGTCGTACCGGCTCGTGCGCGGAGACCGCGACGTGTTCGGGCTGCACGGGCGCTCCGCGGAGCAGCGCATCGCGATCGACCTGCTGCTCGACCCCGACGTGGGCATCGTCTCGCTCGGCGGACGCGCCGGCACGGGCAAGTCGGCGCTCGCGCTGTGCGCGGGCCTGGAGGCGGTGCTGGAGCGCCAGCAGCAGAAGCGCATCCTCGTCTTCCGGCCCCTGTTCGCCGTCGGCGGCCAGGAGCTGGGCTACCTGCCCGGCGACCAGAACGAGAAGATGAACCCGTGGGGCCAGGCGGTCTTCGACACCCTCGGCTCCGTCGTGTCGGGCAACGTGATCGAGGAGGTCGTCGACCGCGGCCTGCTCGAGGTGCTGCCGCTCACGCACATCCGCGGGCGCTCGCTGCACGACGCGTTCGTGATCGTCGACGAGGCGCAGTCGCTGGAGCGCAACGTGCTGCTGACGGTGCTCAGCCGCATCGGGCAGAACTCCCGCGTCGTGCTGACGCACGACGTCGGCCAGCGCGACAACCTGCGCGTGGGGCGGCACGACGGCATCGCCTCGGTCATCGAGACGCTCAAGGGACACGACCTCTTCGGCCACGTCACGCTCACCCGCAGCGAGCGCTCCGCGATCGCGGCGCTCGTCACCGACCTGCTGGAGGCGCGCGAGCTCAGCTGA
- the trhA gene encoding PAQR family membrane homeostasis protein TrhA, producing the protein MPQLPLLDAAAESAHAELRPSWRGWIHAGTLPVAIAAGIVLIVLATGAAATWACTVFTISSLLLFGNSALYHRFDWKPLTKAVLKRIDHANILLLIAGTYTPIAVLALPPEKGAILLVVVWSGAILGILFRVFWIGAPRWLYVALYLALGWAAVMYLGDLLNASVAMMVLVIVGGLLYTVGAVIYALKRPNPWPDHFGFHEIFHVCTVLAFLCHWTACLLITLTPVTPSLGSPL; encoded by the coding sequence ATGCCCCAGCTGCCGCTTCTCGACGCGGCCGCCGAGAGCGCCCATGCGGAGCTCCGGCCCTCATGGCGCGGATGGATCCACGCGGGCACGCTGCCCGTCGCGATCGCCGCCGGGATCGTGCTCATCGTGCTCGCCACGGGCGCTGCGGCGACGTGGGCGTGCACCGTCTTCACGATCTCCTCGCTGCTGCTGTTCGGCAACTCGGCGCTCTACCACCGGTTCGACTGGAAGCCGCTGACGAAGGCCGTCCTCAAGCGCATCGACCACGCCAACATCCTGCTGCTCATCGCGGGCACGTACACGCCGATCGCCGTGCTCGCGCTGCCGCCGGAGAAGGGCGCGATCCTGCTCGTCGTGGTCTGGAGCGGCGCGATCCTCGGCATCCTCTTCCGCGTGTTCTGGATCGGCGCGCCGCGCTGGCTCTACGTCGCCCTCTACCTCGCGCTCGGCTGGGCGGCCGTCATGTACCTCGGCGACCTGCTGAACGCCAGCGTCGCGATGATGGTGCTCGTGATCGTCGGCGGCCTGCTCTACACGGTGGGCGCCGTCATCTACGCGCTCAAGCGCCCGAACCCGTGGCCCGACCACTTCGGCTTCCACGAGATCTTCCACGTGTGCACCGTGCTGGCGTTCCTGTGCCACTGGACCGCGTGCCTGCTCATCACGCTGACGCCGGTCACTCCTTCGCTGGGCTCTCCCCTGTAG
- a CDS encoding response regulator transcription factor gives MTRILVVDDEPDILSLVTRGLAADGHETVTAEDGPEALDHVEAGDIDLIVLDVGLPTMDGFEVLRHLRARGETMPVIMLTARSATADTVEGLDAGASDYVPKPFSVVELRARVRSRLRERGEVSALTRGDVALDLLARRATLGGREVVLSAREFALAEQFLRHPGEVLTREALLRSVWGMDFDPGSNVVDVYVRYLRTKFGPGCIETVRGEGYRWP, from the coding sequence ATGACACGCATCCTCGTCGTCGACGACGAGCCCGACATCCTCTCGCTCGTGACGCGCGGCCTCGCCGCCGACGGCCACGAGACGGTCACGGCCGAGGACGGTCCGGAGGCGCTCGACCATGTGGAGGCGGGTGACATCGACCTCATCGTGCTCGACGTGGGGCTGCCGACGATGGACGGCTTCGAGGTGCTGCGGCATCTGCGGGCGCGCGGCGAGACGATGCCGGTCATCATGCTCACGGCCCGCAGCGCCACCGCCGACACCGTCGAGGGGCTCGACGCCGGGGCGAGCGACTACGTGCCGAAGCCGTTCTCGGTCGTCGAGCTGCGCGCACGCGTGCGCTCACGGCTGCGCGAGCGCGGCGAGGTGTCGGCGCTCACGCGCGGCGACGTCGCCCTCGACCTGCTCGCCCGCCGGGCGACGCTCGGCGGCCGCGAGGTCGTGCTGTCGGCGCGAGAGTTCGCGCTGGCCGAGCAGTTCCTGCGGCATCCGGGCGAGGTCCTCACGCGCGAGGCGCTGCTGCGCAGCGTGTGGGGCATGGACTTCGACCCGGGCTCGAACGTCGTCGACGTCTACGTGCGCTACCTGCGCACGAAGTTCGGCCCCGGCTGCATCGAGACCGTGCGCGGCGAGGGATACCGGTGGCCGTGA
- a CDS encoding carbonic anhydrase yields MSEVRTPRDAWNAMKQGNARFVEGAPRHPRQNVDRRNELAHTQTPIAALFGCSDSRLAAEIIFDMGLGDLFVIRNAGQVISDSVIGSIEYAVAVLDVPLIIVLAHDECGAVRAAIDSTGIDAPTLPVHIWKHIAPIVPAVRRVMRSGAVTVPEAVDAEEVGREHLRDTVADLLHSSDLISEAVREGRLAIVGANYRLAQGAVVPAVAVGLPEES; encoded by the coding sequence ATGAGCGAGGTCCGCACGCCGCGCGACGCCTGGAACGCGATGAAGCAGGGCAACGCCCGCTTCGTCGAAGGAGCCCCGCGGCATCCGCGGCAGAACGTCGACCGTCGCAACGAGCTCGCTCACACGCAGACGCCGATCGCCGCCCTGTTCGGCTGCTCCGACTCGCGCCTGGCCGCCGAGATCATCTTCGACATGGGCCTGGGCGACCTGTTCGTGATCCGCAACGCGGGTCAGGTCATCTCCGACTCGGTCATCGGCAGCATCGAGTACGCCGTCGCGGTGCTCGACGTGCCCCTCATCATCGTGCTCGCGCACGACGAGTGCGGCGCCGTGCGCGCCGCGATCGACTCGACGGGCATCGACGCGCCGACGCTGCCGGTGCACATCTGGAAGCACATCGCCCCGATCGTGCCGGCCGTGCGCCGCGTCATGCGCTCGGGCGCCGTCACGGTACCCGAGGCGGTCGACGCGGAGGAGGTCGGCCGCGAGCACCTGCGCGACACGGTCGCCGACCTCCTGCACTCGTCGGATCTGATCAGCGAGGCCGTCCGCGAGGGACGCCTCGCGATCGTGGGCGCGAACTATCGCCTCGCCCAGGGCGCGGTGGTTCCCGCCGTCGCCGTCGGCCTGCCGGAAGAGTCCTGA
- the xseA gene encoding exodeoxyribonuclease VII large subunit, with protein MPSFQAEAGETAPPDAVHPRDSSPQAPTSVSRLNETIRDFVQRWGAVWVEGEITSWNLRGGHVFGRLKDAETDAALSFRLWSSTLQRVTDDLKVGDRVVACVKPDYFIKTGDLTFTVSSMRHTGLGDQLERLERLRAQLRSEGLFDASRKRPVPFLPGVIGLITGERSDAEKDVHRNAELRWPQVRFRTVHVAVQGERCVPEVLAALQTLDADPEVDVIVIARGGGDPQTLMGFSDERLVRAVAAASTPVVSAIGHENDHPLLDDVADLRASTPTDAAKKIVPDVAEQRALVQQLRSRAYTRLAQRVAHDIAQLEQLRSRPALRDPESMLTGRAHELFTLVSRGRDQMRRRLETAERRTAELRAGLRALSPGATLARGYAIAHTGDGTIVRDAAQAPAGTAVTVTVARGSFAARSDGEIPEDG; from the coding sequence ATGCCGTCGTTCCAGGCCGAGGCCGGCGAGACCGCGCCCCCCGACGCCGTGCACCCGCGCGATTCGTCGCCGCAGGCGCCCACGTCGGTGTCGCGCCTCAACGAGACGATCCGCGACTTCGTGCAGCGCTGGGGCGCGGTGTGGGTCGAGGGCGAGATCACCTCGTGGAACCTGCGCGGCGGGCACGTGTTCGGGCGTCTCAAGGATGCCGAGACCGATGCGGCGCTCTCGTTCCGGCTCTGGTCGTCGACGCTGCAGCGCGTCACCGACGACCTGAAGGTGGGCGACCGCGTCGTCGCGTGTGTCAAGCCCGACTACTTCATCAAGACCGGCGACCTCACCTTCACGGTCTCGTCGATGCGGCACACGGGCCTCGGCGACCAGCTCGAGCGCCTCGAGCGGCTGCGCGCGCAGCTGCGGTCGGAGGGCCTGTTCGACGCGTCGCGCAAGAGGCCCGTCCCCTTCCTGCCCGGCGTGATCGGCCTCATCACGGGCGAGCGCAGCGACGCGGAGAAGGACGTGCACCGCAATGCCGAGCTGCGCTGGCCGCAGGTGCGCTTCCGCACCGTGCACGTCGCCGTGCAGGGCGAGCGATGCGTGCCCGAGGTGCTCGCCGCGCTGCAGACCCTGGATGCCGATCCCGAGGTCGACGTCATCGTCATCGCGCGCGGCGGCGGCGACCCGCAGACGCTGATGGGCTTCAGCGACGAGCGCCTCGTGCGCGCGGTGGCGGCGGCATCCACGCCCGTCGTCTCGGCGATCGGTCACGAGAACGACCACCCGCTGCTCGACGACGTCGCCGACCTGCGCGCGTCGACGCCGACGGACGCCGCGAAGAAGATCGTGCCCGACGTCGCCGAGCAGCGCGCGCTCGTGCAGCAGCTGCGCAGCCGCGCCTACACACGGCTCGCGCAGCGCGTGGCGCACGACATCGCCCAGCTCGAGCAGCTGCGCTCCCGCCCCGCGCTGCGCGACCCCGAGTCGATGCTCACAGGGCGTGCGCACGAGCTGTTCACGCTCGTCTCGCGCGGCCGCGACCAGATGCGGCGACGGCTCGAGACCGCCGAGCGGCGAACGGCCGAGCTGCGCGCCGGCCTGCGCGCGCTCTCCCCCGGTGCGACCCTCGCCCGCGGCTACGCCATCGCCCACACCGGCGACGGCACGATCGTGCGCGACGCCGCGCAGGCCCCGGCCGGCACCGCCGTGACCGTCACCGTCGCCCGCGGCTCCTTCGCCGCCCGCTCCGACGGCGAGATCCCCGAAGACGGGTAG
- a CDS encoding class II fumarate hydratase — protein sequence MTDAVEYRIEHDTMGEVRVPKDALYAAQTQRAVENFPISGKGLESTQIAALARIKKAAALANKELGTLDGAIADAIAWAADEVVTGRYDQHFPVDTYQTGSGTSSNMNMNEVLATLATDKLGATVHPNDHVNASQSSNDVFPTSVHIAVTQALIDDLIPALDHLAVALEAKAELWKDAVKSGRTHLMDATPVTLGQEFGGYARQIRLGIERVQSTIPRVGEVPLGGTAVGTGINTPLGFPQKVIALLQAETELPITEAKDHFEAQANRDGLVEASGALRTIAVSLTKINNDIRWMGSGPNTGLAEIHIPDLQPGSSIMPGKVNPVVPEAVLMVAARVIGNDATVAWAGASGAFELNVAIPVMGTALLESIRLLSNATRVLADKTIDGLEANVERAAAYAGMSPSIVTPLNKLIGYEAAAKIAKHSVAKGITVREAVIDLGYVERGELTEAQLDEKLDLLSMTHPG from the coding sequence ATGACCGACGCCGTCGAGTACCGCATCGAACACGACACGATGGGCGAGGTGCGCGTGCCCAAAGATGCGCTCTACGCCGCCCAGACCCAGCGAGCCGTCGAGAACTTCCCCATCTCGGGCAAGGGGCTCGAGTCGACGCAGATCGCGGCGCTCGCGCGCATCAAGAAGGCCGCGGCCCTCGCGAACAAGGAGCTCGGCACGCTCGACGGCGCCATCGCCGACGCCATCGCGTGGGCGGCCGACGAGGTCGTCACGGGCCGCTACGACCAGCACTTCCCCGTCGACACCTACCAGACCGGCTCGGGCACGTCGTCGAACATGAACATGAACGAGGTGCTCGCGACCCTCGCCACCGACAAGCTCGGCGCGACCGTGCACCCCAACGACCACGTCAACGCCTCGCAGTCGTCGAACGACGTGTTCCCCACCTCGGTGCACATCGCCGTGACGCAGGCCCTCATCGACGACCTCATCCCCGCCCTCGATCACCTGGCCGTCGCGCTCGAGGCCAAGGCCGAGCTGTGGAAGGATGCCGTCAAGTCGGGCCGCACCCACCTGATGGACGCCACGCCTGTGACCCTCGGCCAGGAGTTCGGCGGCTACGCCCGCCAGATCCGCCTCGGCATCGAGCGCGTGCAGTCGACGATCCCGCGTGTGGGCGAGGTGCCCCTCGGCGGCACGGCCGTCGGCACCGGCATCAACACCCCCCTCGGCTTCCCGCAGAAGGTCATCGCCCTGCTGCAGGCCGAGACCGAGCTTCCCATCACCGAGGCGAAGGACCACTTCGAGGCGCAGGCCAACCGCGACGGCCTCGTCGAGGCCTCGGGCGCGCTGCGCACGATCGCGGTGTCGCTCACGAAGATCAACAACGACATCCGCTGGATGGGCTCGGGGCCCAACACGGGACTCGCCGAGATCCACATCCCCGACCTGCAGCCGGGCTCGTCGATCATGCCGGGCAAGGTCAACCCCGTCGTCCCCGAGGCCGTGCTGATGGTCGCGGCCCGCGTGATCGGCAACGACGCGACCGTGGCATGGGCCGGCGCGTCGGGCGCGTTCGAGCTGAACGTCGCGATCCCGGTCATGGGCACCGCGCTGCTCGAGTCGATCCGCCTGCTGTCGAACGCGACGCGCGTGCTCGCCGACAAGACGATCGACGGCCTCGAGGCCAACGTCGAGCGCGCCGCCGCCTACGCCGGCATGTCGCCGTCGATCGTCACCCCGCTCAACAAGCTCATCGGCTACGAGGCCGCCGCGAAGATCGCCAAGCACTCGGTCGCCAAGGGCATCACGGTGCGCGAGGCGGTCATCGACCTCGGCTACGTCGAGCGCGGCGAGCTCACCGAGGCGCAGCTCGACGAGAAGCTCGACCTGCTGTCGATGACCCACCCGGGCTGA
- a CDS encoding DUF6264 family protein produces the protein MSTPDEPRPVPQYGEYATPEQQRAAIRQPLPQAPHPAPEPERATTTAARPRRTADRVLTIALLAYGLLTVLTAIPQLLDFQGFVDAWIDVAGVDAEFTNFAQGRVWGHIGAVVFGLGWVVTALASVRALRRGRVAWWIPLVGAIVTFLIASICLSVPILGDPGIAAHFGR, from the coding sequence GTGAGCACGCCCGACGAGCCGCGGCCCGTGCCGCAGTACGGCGAGTACGCGACCCCCGAGCAGCAGCGGGCGGCGATCCGGCAGCCGCTGCCGCAGGCCCCGCACCCGGCTCCCGAGCCCGAGCGCGCCACGACCACGGCGGCGCGGCCCCGGCGCACGGCCGATCGCGTGCTGACGATCGCGCTGCTCGCCTACGGGCTGCTGACGGTGCTCACCGCGATTCCGCAGCTGCTCGACTTCCAGGGCTTCGTCGACGCGTGGATCGACGTCGCCGGCGTCGACGCCGAGTTCACCAACTTCGCGCAGGGGCGCGTGTGGGGGCACATCGGCGCGGTCGTGTTCGGCCTCGGGTGGGTCGTCACGGCCCTGGCATCCGTGCGCGCGCTGCGCCGCGGGCGCGTGGCCTGGTGGATCCCGCTCGTCGGCGCGATCGTCACGTTCCTGATCGCCAGCATCTGCCTGAGCGTGCCGATCCTCGGCGACCCCGGCATCGCCGCGCACTTCGGCCGCTGA
- a CDS encoding 4-hydroxy-3-methylbut-2-enyl diphosphate reductase has product MSSTTVSLPAPRVPGPRGRLQNNPVPGHKRVLLAAPRGYCAGVDRAVVAVEKALEQYGAPVYVRKQIVHNIHVVRELEARGAIFVDEVDAVPEGSTVVFSAHGVAPAVVSAAADRDLHAIDATCPLVTKVHREAVRFARDDYEILLIGHAGHEEVEGTAGEAPDHVTIVNSPDEADTVEVRDPSRVVWLSQTTLSVDETMETVRRLRARFPQLSDPPTDDICYATQNRQVAIKKVATGADLVIVVGSANSSNSVRLVEVALEHGAKAAHRIDYAHEIRQEWLDGVATVGVTSGASVPEVLVREVLEELAGAGYRDVEEVRTAHEDLMFSLPKELRQQGEARGGRSRP; this is encoded by the coding sequence GTGAGCTCGACCACCGTCTCCCTGCCGGCACCGCGCGTGCCGGGGCCGCGCGGACGGCTCCAGAATAACCCGGTGCCCGGACACAAGCGCGTGCTCCTCGCCGCGCCGCGCGGCTACTGCGCGGGCGTCGACCGCGCCGTGGTCGCCGTCGAGAAGGCGCTGGAGCAATACGGCGCCCCCGTCTACGTGCGCAAGCAGATCGTGCACAACATCCACGTCGTGCGCGAGCTGGAGGCCCGCGGCGCGATCTTCGTCGACGAGGTGGATGCCGTGCCCGAGGGATCCACGGTCGTCTTCAGCGCGCACGGCGTCGCGCCGGCCGTCGTCTCGGCCGCCGCGGACCGCGACCTGCACGCGATCGACGCGACGTGCCCGCTCGTCACGAAGGTGCACCGCGAGGCGGTGCGCTTCGCACGCGACGACTACGAGATCCTCCTGATCGGCCACGCCGGCCACGAGGAGGTCGAGGGCACGGCGGGCGAGGCGCCCGACCACGTGACGATCGTGAACTCGCCCGACGAGGCCGACACGGTCGAGGTGCGCGATCCGTCGCGCGTCGTGTGGCTGTCGCAGACGACGCTGTCGGTCGACGAGACGATGGAGACGGTGCGGCGCCTGCGCGCGCGCTTCCCGCAGCTGAGCGATCCGCCGACGGACGACATCTGCTACGCGACGCAGAACCGTCAGGTCGCGATCAAGAAGGTCGCGACCGGCGCCGATCTGGTCATCGTCGTCGGCTCGGCGAACTCGTCGAACAGCGTGCGTCTCGTCGAGGTCGCGCTGGAGCACGGCGCGAAGGCCGCGCACCGCATCGACTACGCGCACGAGATCCGGCAGGAGTGGCTCGACGGCGTCGCCACCGTCGGCGTGACGAGCGGCGCCTCGGTGCCCGAGGTGCTCGTGCGCGAGGTGCTCGAGGAGCTCGCCGGCGCCGGCTACCGCGACGTCGAGGAGGTGCGCACGGCGCACGAGGACCTCATGTTCTCGCTGCCGAAGGAGCTGCGCCAGCAGGGCGAGGCGCGCGGCGGACGGTCGCGTCCGTGA
- a CDS encoding exodeoxyribonuclease VII small subunit: MEGMTADLVDVAGLSFEEARDELVRVVAELEQGAPTLEQSLELWTRGEALAARCDEWLLGAKQRLQAARPSAETTED, from the coding sequence ATGGAGGGCATGACCGCCGACCTCGTCGATGTGGCGGGCCTCTCGTTCGAGGAGGCTCGCGATGAGCTCGTGCGCGTGGTCGCCGAGCTGGAGCAGGGCGCGCCCACGCTGGAGCAGTCGCTCGAGCTGTGGACGCGCGGCGAGGCGCTCGCCGCGCGCTGCGACGAGTGGCTGCTCGGCGCCAAGCAGCGCCTGCAGGCCGCCCGTCCGTCGGCCGAGACCACGGAGGACTGA